CCATTGTCTACAGGTTTTAGCACTGAAGCATCCACTTCAAATAGGGAGCCTGTTGCATCCACGATCGTTTGCAGAATATTTTGGTAGTCCAAAGACTCGCGAATAGTAGCCATCACGGCGTTAAACAGAGATTCTCGGCGTAGCGCCCGTTGCAGTTCCCCTGTTCGTTGTTTTAGCACCTTATAGGTTTCGGCTGCTTGTTGCACAACGGCCTTGAGATGCTCAGGCATCCATGGTTTTGTGATGTACTTAAATACTTTACCGGTGTTGATAGCATCGACTAAGTCTTCTACGTCGGTATAGCCCGTCAGTACAATCCGAATAGTATCGGGGAAGCGATCGACCGTCTTACTCAAAAACTCGGTGCCATTCATGCCCGGCATTCGCTGGTCAGAAATAATGATCGCCATCTCTCCAGATTGCTCCAAAATTTCTAAGGCACTCATGCCGCTATTGGCGCGAAATACTTCATAGTCGCGACGAAAGGTTCGATAGAGCAAATCTAGGTTATCCGATTCATCATCAACCACCATCAATTTGAGTTTTGTCTCAGTTCCCTGGCTCATGCGCTACATTACCCTTAGGCATAATTGCGGTGTAAAACAGCTAACAATTGGCAAATCTTCAAGAGGTGAAGTTAGGAAATAAAGTGCTAGAGGAAGCTACACCCTACCGCTCTGCTAGAGTATTCTACAGAGCATTCTACAACCCTTAGACAATCGTGCCCCCACAATTAAACCAAGTCAATTAAACTAAGTCAATTGAACCTGTATCAAGCAAACCAAGCTTGTTAATTCATAACTTCACTAGTGGCTAATATACCAACTCCATTTAGCTAGCTTAGTGATAGTAGGTAAGATTTAAATATGTGTGCAAACATCAGTAGATTTAAGTTACCCATTATGCTTCACCAGGTATCATCTTAATCGTTATTTGGTGGAATCACTTGTAATCCTTGGGGTGTTTCTACGACATCACCACCTAACTCCCGAATTTTGCGAATAGCATAATCCCGTGTTTTACGATCAGCAACATTACCCAAAACGATACTCCAGGCAGAAACTTGCGCATTTTTGCTGTTAGGATTGCGCGCCAAGAACCGGGCCGTGCGCCGAGAAAGTGCTGCTACTTGCTGGCTTTCGGCATCAGTGTATGACTCAGCCCATACGGCTGCTGTGGAGAATGAGGTTTGGGCAGCTAGGGGATCGCCTAAAAACAGTAATTCGTCAGTACCCTTATATCGCCAGATGTAGAACGAGTACGGAGGCACCTTGGGAGTAACGAATCGCAGTCCTTGATTCATAATTGCGATCGTCCGGTCAGGTCTGCCCGCGTATAGCGATGTACTCCCAGATAAGAAGACATACGCCTGCAAAAACCTAGGGTCACGGCTGAGAATCACCTCAAAGTAGTCTGGGCTAAGCTGATAGTCCGTAGCATTGCGGGCATCATCATCACCAAAATATTGCAGAAACTTCAGAAACGTCCAATTGGCAATCATATTGTCCATACCGAAGGACGGCAATTTTTTCATCACGGCTAGGTAAATTTGCTCGCCCTCAAGTTGGCGCTGAATTTCTGTTAATGACAATTTAGGCTGAGTTTTCCGGAGCTGGCTGAGTGTCGGAAACTGAAAGCCCGCAATTGCTATAGCACTGACTAAAAATGCTGCCAGTGGTGCCCACGATCGGCGGAACCTCGAAGGTAGTTCTAAAAAGTTACTGGTTGGCTTGTCCATCACGACGACCTAGTTCATAGATCCCACAGCTTACAGCGGCTAAGATACCCAAACTTAGTGCCCAACTTTGCCCCAAACTCAGCTCTACCCCAAAACTGCACAGTAACCCACCTAACAAAAACGGTAGCATTGCCAGTAAGTTGGCGTAGATAGCGACTTGAGATCCACTAGAGCCTTGAGTATAAGGGTCATCTATAGATGGGGTTGAGTGGCGATCGACACCTGCAAGCCAGCAAAGGAGACTATGCTCTAACCATGCCCCTATTGGCGAGAAGCCCAAGTAGAGAGCAAGCGACCAAAGACCAACACTGGCGATCGCAGTGGCATTGAACGAAAGGGAACCAAGCACTGTAGACATGAATAATTGCTACGAGTAATGCAACGTCAGAACAGAACAATCTTTAAACTTCTAAACCTCACCTTGTCGATCTTAATCGGTTCAGCTTCTTTTTCTAAAGAAACTATAAAATGCACTGCTTGTCAGGATTACACCTGATGGTTTTTCACCATTCCACCGATGGGAATCGAAAGGGCTGTGCCCTACTGTGGAAGAGTCCGATAGTGCTAGGCTAAGATCAAGCTACTGATAACTGTGCGTTCTGTTATGGCTAACGACTCTGCTACTGCCGATTGTCCCCTCCGAGATGAGCTACTGCGGGAAATCAATCGTCGCCGCAATTTTGCTATCATTTCTCACCCAGACGCAGGCAAAACCACCCTTACGGAAAAGCTATTGCTCTATGGAGGTGCCATTCACGAAGCAGGAGCCGTCAAAGCCCGCCGCGAGCAACGCAAAGTCACCTCTGACTGGATGGAAATGGAACAGCAACGGGGAATTTCCATTACGTCCACTGTGTTGCAGTTTGAATACAACGGCTGTCAGATTAATCTGCTAGATACCCCCGGTCACCAAGACTTTAGCGAAGACACTTACCGCACCCTCGCTGCTGCTGACAACGCTGTGATGCTAATCGATGCTGCCAAGGGTCTAGAGCCACAAACTCGCAAACTGTTTGAGGTTTGCCGAATGCGGGCATTGCCTATTTTTACTTTTGTCAACAAGCTGGATCGTCCGGGACGAGAACCACTAGAGCTGCTAGATGAGATTGAAAAAGAACTAGGACTCCAGACCTATGCGGTGAACTATCCCATCGGCATGGGCGATCGCTTTCAAGGTGTATTCAACCGGCGCACTCGCCAAATTCATCTGTTTGAGCGCAGTGTCCACGGTAGCCGTGAAGCTAGGGAAACGATCGTTGACCTTACAGATCCTCAAATTGACGACTTAATCCCCGCTGATGTTTTCCATCAGTTCAAAGATGAGCTAGAGCTATTGGAAGGTATTGGGCCAGATTTGGATCTAGACTTAGTGCATCAAGGCAAAATGACCCCTGTGTTCTTTGGCAGTGCTATGACGAATTTTGGGGTAAAGCCGTTTCTAAACGCCTTTTTGGACTATGCACTTAAGCCTGGTGCCCACCACAGTAGCCAAGGTGACATTGCCCCTGATTATCCCCAATTTTCGGGCTTTGTGTTTAAGCTCCAAGCCAATATGGATCCTAAGCATCGCGATCGCGTTGCCTTCGTCCGTGTGTGTTCTGGCAAGTTTGAAAAGGATATGACAGTTAACCATGCTCGCTCTGGCAAAACTGTGCGCCTCTCTCGTCCCCAAAAGCTGTTTGCTCAAGAACGTGAATCCATAGACAGCGCTTATCCTGGTGATGTCATTGGTCTAAATAATCCTGGGATGTTTGCGATCGGCGATACTATTTACATCGGCTCCAAGATAGAGTACGACGGCATACCCTGCTTTTCACCCGAACTGTTTGCCTACCTGAAAAATCCCAACCCCTCTAAATTCAAGCAATTTCACAAGGGCGTGTCAGAACTTCAGGAGGAAGGTGCTGTGCAGATTATGTACTCCGTAGATGACCTCAAACGTGATCCCATTCTTGCTGCCGTTGGCCAACTTCAGTTCGAGGTGGTTCAATTTCGCCTCAAACATGAATATGGTGTAGAGACTACCTTAGATCCCTTGCCCTATTCCGTCGCCCGTTGGGTGATTGGCGGCTGGGATGCTCTAAAACGTGTAGGCCGTCTGTTTAACACTGCTGTAGTTAAGGATCTTTGGGATCGTCCGGTATTGCTCTTCCGCAACGAATGGAACCTGCAACAGGTGCAAGCCGATCATCCTGAACTTGAACTCAGTGCCGTTGCCCCGTTGAAGTGAGTCTCTTCAGAGCTTAGGAATCAAGGAACTCATTACCTCAACCGACTGGGGTGCACTTGGTAGAATCCATAGCGTTTATGGGTAT
The nucleotide sequence above comes from Cyanobacteriota bacterium. Encoded proteins:
- the prfC gene encoding peptide chain release factor 3; translated protein: MANDSATADCPLRDELLREINRRRNFAIISHPDAGKTTLTEKLLLYGGAIHEAGAVKARREQRKVTSDWMEMEQQRGISITSTVLQFEYNGCQINLLDTPGHQDFSEDTYRTLAAADNAVMLIDAAKGLEPQTRKLFEVCRMRALPIFTFVNKLDRPGREPLELLDEIEKELGLQTYAVNYPIGMGDRFQGVFNRRTRQIHLFERSVHGSREARETIVDLTDPQIDDLIPADVFHQFKDELELLEGIGPDLDLDLVHQGKMTPVFFGSAMTNFGVKPFLNAFLDYALKPGAHHSSQGDIAPDYPQFSGFVFKLQANMDPKHRDRVAFVRVCSGKFEKDMTVNHARSGKTVRLSRPQKLFAQERESIDSAYPGDVIGLNNPGMFAIGDTIYIGSKIEYDGIPCFSPELFAYLKNPNPSKFKQFHKGVSELQEEGAVQIMYSVDDLKRDPILAAVGQLQFEVVQFRLKHEYGVETTLDPLPYSVARWVIGGWDALKRVGRLFNTAVVKDLWDRPVLLFRNEWNLQQVQADHPELELSAVAPLK